Sequence from the Ziziphus jujuba cultivar Dongzao chromosome 9, ASM3175591v1 genome:
ctaaacgaAGTTTCGTGAACCAGAATTTCCTAAAATGTAGCCTGAATAGATTCAGTACCGaaaacttgtggtagacgaacgccaattggaggacaagcaaaagaatgaagattactcccactatccgaagcaaaggctgaatatttctagatacatgttcaactttcgaatctcctcaacatacaatggaggctacatcattgtcatccctccattcctcacttcttgaagaaagcatttcacattcctatcacagcgtatttctgtgggatccaacttttctgcacatcgtccatatatccattttagctttatcaaatattcattttgatctatctcaaaagaattgaaaatctcatcgtctaactctgattttgtgcatatcttgccgacggaaacccttatatttttaccattttgatattccctattaccaccatcattttgtaccaatgttccattgtataaaaacgcaattacaatatcatcatcttccattttactgcaaaattaaattaataacgttaaactatatcaataaatatataaaaatttgaataatactaaacaaacatattaattgtattaaaaaagtcgattctatttttttttttggccaaatataAGTTTTTCTACTGGCTGAAAATTAgcagaaaattggcggaaaactggcggaaattgacaaattggaggaaaatggcaaaagttcatctttttcaccaaatttcctccgtttttactgttttttgtgatttttttgttttacacaattttttccctattttcaaaccatatgtcacataagtatctttaaattcacatataacagctcataaactaatttcttacatacccatattaaataaaaatcttaaaaaatacaaaactaacaaaaaatacaagaaaaaaatacataccgATATTtcagtttcatctaataagaaaaaaaaaatttacctcagtttagtttcaaaaataaaaaaatacaagaaaagagAGTGAGAGCAAATGAGATGCAAGGAGTAAGCGGCGAATGGGAGATAAGCCGACATGAACGAGTGTTTAGGGGAAAAAGGAAAGGGTAAGAAAAACCatattgcgtaattttcaatttgatcaagggtatttttgttccAAGTTagctaatttcttttaaaaaaaatttttttgctattcttcaaaaagaaaaatttcgaggtggttatttttccaaaaaacctAAAAGAAAAACCCAGAATGAAGCCCACTTAACCAATATTAATGGGCTCCACAATCTAAAATCCTTCTCGAACCAGAAATTAGGCCAGCATATCTGGCCCAAATACATCCAATCTAATCCTTTCCTGCATAAACCCATCAACCCGATTTCTGTactatatatccatatatttatcctGTAATGTAGCACCATTACGGTTAGGAAAATCATGTCTCAACGGAAAATTTTCATACTTACTTGGAGAAgaagtttcatttttattttattttattttgtccacattttattttattatatatatatatatatataatttgtgaatttattcCTTGTGGAGGTgtaaaaaagtatatatcaaACTCATATATCATAACTATAATATgtaatgtattataaatatctaCAAATAAATCTACACCTATATACGTCTCTAATCAAATAATTGCAATTGTAAAAAATTATCACAATTATACACTCTACATTATCaatctaaatatttatattaatatatgataGATGTAATTGATTAAAGATATACAGGAAGGTAGAGGAGATTAggccttttcaagaggagattAGGCCTTTTCAAGCACTTACATACTTTTGTTTTCAAGATTATAATATGTAATGTATAATTTACTTATACTAGCCTTTCAACGTTGTCTTCCTCAAGCTCTGATACCTACTCAGAAAACAATATATGATGATGAAAAAAGGGAATATATTAATAGCTTATATACATAAACTGAACAATAATGGATTCATTTATACGCAAATAAACAGATTAGGAGGGATAAATCTCAGATCCTAGTAACCTAGCTACAAATTACAACAGATATGCCTTCTACAAGATTACACATAACTGAAATAAACATGATAAGCATATATTATCACTAACTAGACAACAGTAGCAACCTTCTTATCACTAATTAGTATGATCTCTAACGCGGAGAAGAGGAAATTTATAAAACTTCCTATTTAGCATCATGAGGAGGAAAATTTCCTTTCTATCGCTTCTGGAAATTCACAATCTTAATGGACAAGGCAAATACAAATGCAAAAAGTAGAGTAAACCCAACAAGCACAGCTGCAACAACTCCCAAGAATTCATGGTGAAAACCGAAGTAGTCCCTCAAAAACTCTTCCACTGTTACTCCCGTTTCCATCACCTCCTTTATGTCACCAAACTGTGATGCAACCAAACCATACAATGTCCAAGCTAGCGGACATGCCCAGTAGTACCATCTCCACCATATAGGAATCCTCTGTTTGCCAAATGAGAAAATCCACAGAAAAGAACAGAACAAAAAGTAAGGAAATGATTGCATTTTAAACTATGTTTTAGAAATGATGAAATTTTAGCAGGAAAACTTACGGTTACTGGGACAAAGAATCCCGAAAAGAGGTTCCACACTGCATAAAATACGGAGGCATATATAGCAGAAACGTGCTGGTTTGGTGTCAAGGCAATGGCCATCATGCCAAAGTAAGTAAGGCACAAAAATGTGAAGTACATGAAGAATAGATACCAGAGAAACTTCGAAAAAGTCCATTGGAATCCAACCATTGCATAAACTACTATCCCATATACCAAAGCTTGACCAAGGACATAAGGCACCTCAATAATGACCTACATAAAGAAGGGAAATTCCAACTTCCTCAGcaaaatgtttggattttttgaTAATGGAAGTTTCTGAAGTACGGAATTTTAGTCAATCACCTGTGCAAAAGCATATGGGAAGGCTGAATACATTCCAGCTGCTCGTTCTCTATAAAAGACATTTCGCTCAACAGAAACCACTGGCTGCACCAAGGATGAATTTTTAATACCAAGGAAGATAACTGCTGCATACATGGAACCCATTGCATTGAAGAGATCTTGTTGCTTAGTCCTAGGATTCAAAAATGCCCGTAAATTTTTAGATATAAAGCAAACATAATACACTTTGAACTTCTGTGTTTATTAGGATTAATGGAACTAACCTTTTTGAACCcagattcaaaaatattgtcCCAAACATTATGGCCATAAAGGTTGTGAAGAGAAATCTTAAGGCAGTGTATTGTGGATTGCGCCAATAGGACCAATGTTGTTTCCATAAGCAAGCCATGCATTGGGTGAAAAGTGACTGTGAGTATTCAGTAGGGAAATAGAGGTCCTTTGAACCAGGAGCAGGACTGCTTAATTCCATAATAAGTTCTTTGTTTCTCCTAAAACATATAAGATTAGACATTAGCAATTAACAGATATTGCATAAACAGAACAAGCCTTTAGCAACAATTTTATGCTGTGTTTGATCCTGAGTTAGATTTTTTTCTGTCCTTCAATGTAACCTTATAAGTAGTATATGGTACACTTACAAGTAAAGTTCTGAATTTCTGTATACATCAGCAAAATCAAGTCCCAAATCTCTTTCTTTCGCTGGAGTAGTAACTTCCAACATCCATGCTGCTGGGTTGTAACCATCTTTAATTCTGCTAACTCCTTGAATTCCCTGGATAGAAAACGAAATGTTTCATGTATcgtaaactaattaaaatgattaaaaattacCGAAAATTTTCACCATATTTAGTTGCAGGTTTCTATCAGCATCATACCTCAAAGTACTTAATTAAATGGCAAGAGTGCTGACCCAATGGACCTGCATATATCTCTTGTCCTCCTCGCTTCATTAGTAATAGCTGCAATGCCATTATGAATATTTCATACGTGGAGAAAAGCACAAAAATAACTTCAACTCTTACAGACTATTAGTGTTTCATACCTCATCAAAAGCTTCAAATATTTCGATGCTTGGCTGATGGATGGTGCATACGACTGTTCTTCCAGTGTCCACAGTGTTCCTAATTGTTCTCATAACGATGGCAGCAGCTCTTGCATCCAGCCCTGAAGTTGGTTCATCCATGAATATTATGGATGGATTAGCCACTAGCTCGACTGCAATTGTTAGCCTCTTTCGCTGCTCTGTTGAAAGACCATTTACACCGGGTAACCCCACCATTGCTTGTTTTAGTGGGCTCAGCTCCACAAGTTCAATCACTTCCTCAAGGAACATCTGTAACCAGCAGccagtttcaaaaatattagcaTTAATTTAAGGCTGATATAGATTCAAGCTGCTtgtgaaaaacaaaaactactGCAATATAAATTGATGACTTGTAGCTTAAGGTATCAAGTATAGAAAGTATACAATCTGAGCCTTTGCTCTCATTTTGTACATATAATAAGTTTTCGACAGTCAATTCAAATCAGAACAATTTGATTCAATCGAAAACATAGCCATATAAAAGAGAACAATGCTTGTTAACTTGCTCTGATTTGTCTTGCTCAGCCATGACAAGGGAAAGCCCTAACGTGAGCATATTcacaaagtgatatttgaacaaaaaaaaagtttgggtCTGGCTTCAGTTCTCAATTAATTTGGTTATGATTTGATAAAAACGAAGGCCTGAAATGGATTTGGATTTAAAATACCAACCTTCCTGGTTTCAGAATTGACTTCTGGCGACAAACGCAGCCATGATGAATAGACCAAAGACTCATACACAGTAACATGGGGAGAGTGGATGTCATTTTGTTCACAGTACCCAGAAATTCGAGAAAATGTTTTCTGGATCTTTGGGTACCCAGAAATAGTGATATTTCCTTCTATATAACCTCCAGTTTTCCTACCAGCCAGAACATCCATAAGAGTTGTTTTACCAGCACCACTTACACCCATCAAAGCTGTGAGAACACCTGGCCTGAAAGCACCACTCACACCTTTGAGAAGCTCCAATTTATCCCCAAGGATATCCTGGTTCTGAAAAATGGAATCCAGACAAATGTTTCTTATAATTTTGCACTAGTCAATTCTGAAAGTTAACAGAAACCTATTTCACTGTTACATTACCCGCGGCATGTCAACAGAGTACGTGATATCCTTGAATGTGATGAAGTGTGGCTCAAATGGAAGAGTCATTCCAGTCTTAACAGATAAGGACCTGGTGGGACTACttccaatattaattttttgatcttcACTCTCTACATGTCAATTAGAATTCAATTACCAtcttaataaaataacataacataataGTCTGGCAGTGCGAAAGCAGATATATCACCTTTGCTGGCTCGTCGATGGAAAGTACTACTATCTTTGCACTGAGATCTTATGGCTTCTCTTGTATTGCTAACATTCTGATTGGTTTGAGACGCTTCAGATTTAACGGCATGCTGGTTCACAGAAGCTGCAAAACAATTTATAGATTTCGATATTCAATGTGTAAGCTTCAACTTACTCGATATTGATTTATGTAAAGATACCCACGGCTGAGATAAGTTAGGGCCAGACTGAAACAGAAATTGAACAGTAACACATATATCAACAATGCCCCAGTGCCTATCCAATACCAATATGCTTGAGTGAAAAATCCATGAGACCTCAAAACTGCAATTCCTAGAGGTTCCACTGAGTTTGGATGAACCTTTAacggaaaaagaaaattcaaaggtCAATGGTCAGTAAGAGAAGGATTGATATGGAAGACTAATAAACAATTTGTGAAATTACCTTATTCCAACTCTTCCCAAGAAACTCATTGACTAACATTGCATTTTGGCCGTACATCAAAGGTGATAGCCAGTAACCCCAAATCCACCATTTCTTTATATGCTCTGTAGTATCAAgtaaagagaggaaaaaagaatTACGCAACAAGTTGGAAGACacggtttctttctttttttctgctttAAACTTGTAACTTGTGATACTCATACCTCTTGATAGAATGAAACCACCCAAAGAGAAAAGTATAATTAGAGCAAATGATGATATGGTAGAAGCAACAATCATGTTCCTGCCAACTGCAGCTATAAATCGGTTCAATGAAGAAGCCATCTGATTAACAAGAAAAAGCACAAAGAATTGCCTAAACAACCTGCATGCAGTACGTAAAAGAACAAATGTTTTTAGGATGTACCAAactggaaaaaaacaaaatacaaaatatttttgaaatttgacaTATAATTGAGACTCTTTTACTTTTACCTTCCTACATTGGGATCAAATCCAATGACGTAGTATGTAATGAAAACCCAAACACCCACTTCGGTAAATGTGATTGGGATCTTTAGGATCCAAGAGGAAAATGCATATGCCCATGGAGGAAAGAAACGTAGGTCTCTTTGTTTGTAAAAAACAGGAAGCTTTGCAACAGTCATGGAAAGCTCAAACATTGCATTGAACATTACAGTCATCAGGCTGAAGAACAAAGCTCCCAGATAAATTCCTCCGTCGATTACAGAGTTGTGGTGCATCTCAGTTCGTAGGAACACTGATATTGTCATCAGTGCTAGTGCAGCAAGCTAAAAGGTGGAAATGAAAAATACTATGGACGTTCAAAATTTtgcattcaaaaaatttaaagaataaaaaagtacttaaaaggaaaatgaaggaCCCACCCTAAAGAACATGAAAATGTAGACAAATGAATTTCTTTTCATGAGCAAAAATTCTCTAGAGAAGCAAGCTTTCAGGAGTTCCTTCTTTGTAACACCATATTTTTTAGTTGTCAAAGCAGCTGGGTGGCTCTTGGATTTGTCAAATGGAGTTGCAAGTTCATTAACAAGCATCTGTCCCACATGGAATGATTGGAATGCGTCAGCAAATTCCTTGACGGAAATAAAACTGTATGGCTCATCTTTCCTTGCCCAATACTGCTCCTGGTCTTTCCTCGATGTCACCTACGAAAATTTGTTAGAAATTTAAGTCAAGCTCATTTGGTTATAactataaataaagaaagaaaagccataaaaatatttctatgCAAGCATActtataaataaagaaagaaaagccatGCAAATATTTCTATGCAAGCTTACTTCTTGCAGGAAGTCTGCGACGCCTTTCCTCTCGGGACACTTAAAACCCATGGATTCAAAGAACTCAAGAACTTGCTCCCGAGGACCCTGATACACAATATGGCCATCCGAGAGAAGAACTATGTCATCGAAAAGATCAAAAGTCACAGGAGCTGGCTGCAAGAGAGAGATGAATGCTGTCCCTTTGAGAATGTGAACATTTTGCTTGATCGAGTTCACAATTTGAAAAGTTGTTGAACTGTCCAAGCCAGTTGATATTTCGTCCATAAAGAATGCCTTACAAGGTCCAACCATAATCTCCCCTGTAACACATTATTAGaagataattttatagttgACTTACAGAAAATTACAAGGTTTAATGTGTTAATTAGCTCCAGCATTTATAGTTCAAATGTAAAAGATTGtcttttagaaaaatagaatgatttttttgttttacaattGCATGCTGTTGATCAATGTACCTGTCGTAACACGCTTCTTTTGTCCACCAGAGATACCTCGTAACAATTGATCCCCTATCAAGGTATCCGCACAGGCATCCAACCCTAAAACCTAATAATTGATATCCATAATCATATGGTTAATATTGAACCAGAGAAAATGAACTTTGGTGGTCATttctaatgtttattttttaattacatctTTGAAGCACTGTTGTTACCTTGAGAACATAATCTGTCACGATGCTTGCCTCCTGGCCTTTTGCTGCTATTGCCTGCATTTGTTTGTCATTTCAAAGaaaccaaattattttttaacttaaaaaaagaTATGCGGCCTCTATTTTCATTTGTCTATAAATCTCACCTTCGTATAGATGTCTATGTCTAAGTCAGGCTTGATATTTGCTTCTTTCTCTCTTCTAGCCAACTCGGCTAGCATCTCTGCAAAAAACCAAATTTGATAAATCCTGAATACTAAAGAAAGCTTgggaaaaaagc
This genomic interval carries:
- the LOC107405232 gene encoding pleiotropic drug resistance protein 1-like, yielding MASNATSCNEEEADPKWAALQRLPTCDRLKKGFLMTTSTRPEAQEIDVRNLGLQERKELVDRLVGEDEEDHSKFLLKLKNRIDRVGISMPTIEVRFEHLNVEAEAYVGSRALPTFLNLFFNLFEGFFNFLHILPTRKKRLSILKDVSGIIKPGRMTLLLGPPSSGKTTLLLALAGMLDSNLKFSGRVTYNGHDKHEFVPQRAAAYVDQHDLHIGELTVRETLAFSARCQGVGPRYEMLAELARREKEANIKPDLDIDIYTKAIAAKGQEASIVTDYVLKVLGLDACADTLIGDQLLRGISGGQKKRVTTGEIMVGPCKAFFMDEISTGLDSSTTFQIVNSIKQNVHILKGTAFISLLQPAPVTFDLFDDIVLLSDGHIVYQGPREQVLEFFESMGFKCPERKGVADFLQEVTSRKDQEQYWARKDEPYSFISVKEFADAFQSFHVGQMLVNELATPFDKSKSHPAALTTKKYGVTKKELLKACFSREFLLMKRNSFVYIFMFFRLAALALMTISVFLRTEMHHNSVIDGGIYLGALFFSLMTVMFNAMFELSMTVAKLPVFYKQRDLRFFPPWAYAFSSWILKIPITFTEVGVWVFITYYVIGFDPNVGRLFRQFFVLFLVNQMASSLNRFIAAVGRNMIVASTISSFALIILFSLGGFILSREHIKKWWIWGYWLSPLMYGQNAMLVNEFLGKSWNKVHPNSVEPLGIAVLRSHGFFTQAYWYWIGTGALLIYVLLFNFCFSLALTYLSRGEDQKINIGSSPTRSLSVKTGMTLPFEPHFITFKDITYSVDMPRNQDILGDKLELLKGVSGAFRPGVLTALMGVSGAGKTTLMDVLAGRKTGGYIEGNITISGYPKIQKTFSRISGYCEQNDIHSPHVTVYESLVYSSWLRLSPEVNSETRKMFLEEVIELVELSPLKQAMVGLPGVNGLSTEQRKRLTIAVELVANPSIIFMDEPTSGLDARAAAIVMRTIRNTVDTGRTVVCTIHQPSIEIFEAFDELLLMKRGGQEIYAGPLGQHSCHLIKYFEGIQGVSRIKDGYNPAAWMLEVTTPAKERDLGLDFADVYRNSELYLRNKELIMELSSPAPGSKDLYFPTEYSQSLFTQCMACLWKQHWSYWRNPQYTALRFLFTTFMAIMFGTIFLNLGSKRTKQQDLFNAMGSMYAAVIFLGIKNSSLVQPVVSVERNVFYRERAAGMYSAFPYAFAQVIIEVPYVLGQALVYGIVVYAMVGFQWTFSKFLWYLFFMYFTFLCLTYFGMMAIALTPNQHVSAIYASVFYAVWNLFSGFFVPVTRIPIWWRWYYWACPLAWTLYGLVASQFGDIKEVMETGVTVEEFLRDYFGFHHEFLGVVAAVLVGFTLLFAFVFALSIKIVNFQKR